The bacterium genome segment GACTTCGCAAAAAATCTCAATGGTATTCTTTTGATGCTATGGGAATTGACGTATCAAGTCAATCACCCGAAATCCACTGGAACACAATTCATCCCCCGGCGGATTTCGGGTCCGGGAACAGGAAGAGGAAGAGGAAGGCGGAATGTGGATCCTCCTTCGCTAAAGCTATGGAGGACAAGAGGTGGAAGAGACCGTTTGAACCTTGTCTTTCTTCCCTATTCCCTGCCCCCTACTCCCTGTCATTTCTCCTCCTGCCAGTCTTTTTTCCACTCCTTGAGCGCTCTTAACAAAGCTGCCGGATCTTCCAGCGGGACGATCCGGTGCTGACCGATCCCGCTGACGAGGACAGCATGCACGGAACTGCCCACGCTTTTTTTATCTCTGCTCAGGTACAATGCTGCCTCATCGGGTATCGTTACTTCAGGAGTGGGGATACGGCGAAGGAGGGCGGAGGCCCTCGCATACTGCTCCTCAGGCAGTGAACACAGGTCGACCGAAAGCCGCAGGGCGGCGCCCATTCCCAGAAGAACCGCTTCGCCGTGACGCATGACCCCGAAACCCAGTGAAGCCTCGATGACATGGGCCAGGGTGTGTCCGAAGTTCAGCACCCTCCTGAGACCCGTTTCCCTCTCGTCCAGCTCGACAACTTCCGCTTTGCGGGCGCAGGCAGCCGCGACAATGCGGGCCACATCCAGTCCTCCGCCAGGGGAAAGGTCGTCAACCGACTCCATGTAGCGGAAAAGCTCCTCGTCAAGCGCGATGGCGATCTTGACCACTTCAGCCAGCCCTGAGTCCCAGTCCCGGGTCTCGAGGGTGGAAAGGCACGGAGTCTCGGCGAACACGGCCTCGGGCTGGTAGAAGGTACCCACGAGGTTCTTCCCCTCCGGGATGTTGATCCCGGTCTTGCCCCCGACGCTGCTGTCCACCATGGCGAGAAGTGTCGTGGGCATCTGCACGAAACGGACACCCCGCAGGTACACCGACGCCGCGAAACCCGCCAGGTCCCCCACGACACCTCCCCCG includes the following:
- the aroB gene encoding 3-dehydroquinate synthase, with product MVQIVNVGLDDRSYSIQIGPGSWDGLVPHLAASLPTGVIMVTDERVDSLYGETVHGMLVRGGVRVLRYVVPEGEPSKSFEKVEALCRTMAASDMDRGSLVLALGGGVVGDLAGFAASVYLRGVRFVQMPTTLLAMVDSSVGGKTGINIPEGKNLVGTFYQPEAVFAETPCLSTLETRDWDSGLAEVVKIAIALDEELFRYMESVDDLSPGGGLDVARIVAAACARKAEVVELDERETGLRRVLNFGHTLAHVIEASLGFGVMRHGEAVLLGMGAALRLSVDLCSLPEEQYARASALLRRIPTPEVTIPDEAALYLSRDKKSVGSSVHAVLVSGIGQHRIVPLEDPAALLRALKEWKKDWQEEK